AAAATAAGCCTGGAAGTTTATTGAATATTCCAGCCTATACGAAATGACAGAAACAAGCCCTCAACAGGTATCCATAAAGAAAATTCTCCCATTGATTCTGGCCACTGCTATTTTCATGCAAATGCTGGATTCAACCATCCTGAATACTTCTTTACCCTCCATTGCAAAAGATCTTCACGAATCTCCGCTGAACATGCAAAATGCCATCATCAGTTATGTATTGACCTTAGCGGTTTTCATGCCTGCAAGTGGATTTTTGGCAGACCGCTTCGGAACTAAAAAAGTATTCATTTTCTCGTTGGTATTATTCAGTTTGGGTTCTTTGTTTTGTTCTTTATCCCAAAATCTCACTCATCTTGTTATTTCAAGGGTTATTCAGGGAGTCGGAGGAAGTCTGATGACTCCGGTTGGAAAGCTAGCGCTCATTAAAACCTTTGATAAGAGTGAATTACTTAAGGCAATGAACTTTGCAATTATCCCTGCACTTATCGGGCCAGTTCTTGGACCATTAGTAGGAGGTTACATGGTTGATTACCTGTCCTGGCACTGGATATTCCTCATCAATATTCCGATTGGTTTTTTAGGAATTATTTTAGGATTAAAATTTATGCCTGATTATAAATCTGATGATGTTGATTTTGACTTTAAAGGATTCTTAATCTTTGCAGCCGCCTCTCTCCTGCTTTCCATTTCATTAGAACTTTTTGGGAATATGCAGAATATTACCCCGGTCCTCATTGTATTTATCCTTGGATTCCTGTTTCTTTATTATTACTATAAACATGCAAAAAAAGAAGGGCATCCTATTTTTCCTCTCAACCTGTTTCAGGTCAGAACTTTTAGGGTGGGAATTGTAGGAAATCTGGCTACAAGACTAGGAATCAGTTCAGTTCCATTATTGCTTCCGCTTATGATTCAGATTGCTTATAAACAATCTGCTGTAACTTCAGGATGGATCATTGCTCCGATGGCGCTGACGGCTATATTCGGGAAATCATCTGTTATTAAAATTCTGGATAAATATGGTTACCGACAAACATTAATGGTCAATACTTTTATCATTGGAACCCTGATCTGTATGCTGGCTATTCCAAATATTCACACTTCGTTATATTGGTTTGTTCCTATTATTGCAGTATTGGGATTTTTCAACTCTATTCAGTTCACTTCTATGAATACAATTTCCATTGCTGATCTCCGGAATTTTCAGACCAGTAGTGGCAACTCTTTAATATCTGTTAATCAGCAGCTCGCCATCGGTTTCGGAATTGCCTTTGGATTGATTGTTTTAAAAATATTTGAAAACTCTGACCTCATCAAAGGGGAAACGCATAATGCTTTCCGGTATACTTTTCTTACTGTAGGAATATTAACAATTCTATCAGGTTTTGTGTTTAGAAGGTTACACATTTCGGATGGAAAGAATATGAAATCTAAGGAAGACTAATTAAGGTTTTATTAGCTTTATCAACCTTTTTACAATCTCCCTTTTCCTACTATACGAACTTATCACAGGTCAATGCATTTGCTTTATAAGTATGGTATTTTTGTTTACATAAAATCAACAATATTATGACAACTAAAAAAGTAGAAATAGTAGTATCTCCAAGACCTGCACACTTTGTAGGTGACGGTTTTAGAGTTCATAATTTTATTCCTGGTGTACAAGGATTAGATATGAAAAGAATGGATCCGTTCATTATGCTTGATTATAATTCAAAATTTCATTTCAATGGTTCTGAAAGACCAAGAGGTGTAGGAGTTCATCCGCACAGAGGTTTTGAAACCGTAACCATAGCTTATAGCGGCAAAGTAGAACATCATGACAGTGCTGGAGGCGGTGGTATTATCGGAGAAGGTGATGTACAATGGATGACAGCTGCCAAAGGAGTTCTTCATAAAGAATATCACGAAACAGAATGGGCAAAAGAAGGTGGAATCTTTCAAATGGTTCAGCTTTGGGTAAACCTTCCGGCAAAAGATAAGATGAGTACCCCAAAATACCAAGCGATTGAAAACTCTAAGATGGAAAGAGTTGACCTTGCCGAAAATGGTTTTATAGAAGTGATTGCAGGAGAATATAACGGAAATAAAGGTCCAGCCTTCACCTTCACCCCTATTCACATGATGAATGCAAAGCTTAAGGCTGGTGGTAAAGCAGAATTTAATTTTCCTGCCCACTTTAATACAGCAGCTTTGGTGATTGAAGGAAGTATAACCATCAATGGAGAAGAACAGGTTAAAGCAGATCATTTTGCACTGTTTAAAAATGAGGGAGAAAGCTTTACTATAGAGGCACAGGAAGATTCTATTGTTTTAATTATCAGTGGAGAGCCTATTAATGAACCCATCTTTCCTCACGGACCTTTTGTTATGAACACGAGAGAGGAAATTATGCAGGCTTTTGAGGATTTCAATACCGGAAAATTCGGTTACCTTGAAGAGTAAAAGGATAGAATTAAATTTTCCTTAATCTTAAATAAGTTCTTTTTTACTAACTTTATATATCATTATATCAGGTAAAAATTAAAGATTAATGGTATGCAGAGAGATAAACCTTATAGGTTGTATAAACTTATAAGGTTTGTTTTCTCAGCAAGATTTCTCATATATAAAAACAAAAGATATTGATCGCTTTAAACACGAAGCCCATTCATCAACCTTAATACAAAAATTATGAAACCAGAATTTGAAAACATACCCCTTGTAAAAACCGATAAAAGATTTGAAATAGAGCTTAACGGGCACTATGCTTTTATTGATTATCGTGAAACGTCTCACCAAATTTCATTGATACACACTGAGGCAGAACCTGAACTGGCAGGCACAGGTGCAGCTGCTGCCGTAGTGGAAAAGACGCTGAACTATATTGAAGAAAGCGGTAAAAAGCTCCTTCCGTTCTGTCCGTATGTTTTTGCCTTTATCAAAAAACATCCTGAATGGAAACGTATCGTAGATGAAAAATTTAACGGATACGATAAACTGTAAATCTTCATCAACATTTATTTAAACAAACATTAAAAGCATTACATCATTATGTCAAATATTGGACTTATTATCGAAGAAAAAGCCGCCGACATCGGAAACTTTCTGGTAGGAAGGCTGCTCCCATTTCGTGAAAAAAGAGCCGTAGGGCCATTTGTTTTTATTGACCACATGGGACCTTCTGAATTAAAGGATTATCAAAATCTTGATGTTCCTCCCCATCCACATATCGGACTCTCTACGTTAACTTACTTGCTTGAAGGCTCTATTTTCCACAGAGACAGTATTGGAAGCGCCTTTGAAATCAAACCTGGCGCTGTTAACTGGATGACTGCCGGTAAAGGAGTAGTACATTCTGAAAGAACTCCGGAATATTTGAGACACAGCGATAAAAGACTTCACGGTTTCCAGATCTGGGTAGGTTTACCCAAACACCTTGAACAGTCTGAGCCTACTTTCCATCATATTGAAGCGGATGAAATTCCGGTTTGGGAAGAGGATGGAATTCAATATAAATTAATTGCGGGTGAAGCATTTGGAAAAACCTCTCCTGTTCCGGTACATAGTAAATTATTTTTCATCGAAATAAAAACCAAAGAGCCTAAGAAAATAAGTATAGGTAAAGATCTTTATGGGGAAGCGGCGATGTATGTTCTGGACGGAACAGTCACTACTGAAGGGAATACTTATGGTTCAAAGCAGCTGATGATTGCAAAGGATACTAAACTTTGTGAGTTTGATATGAGTGAAAATGGTACAGTATACCTTTTCGGAGGCGAACCTTTCGATGAGGAACGTTTTATTTTCTGGAATTTTGTGAACTCTGATAAAGAGATAATCGACCAGGCTAAAGTAAACTGGAACGATCAGAATCATGATGCATTTCCTTTGGTTCCAGGTGATGAACAGGAATTTGTTCCACTACCCAAGTCAATTTTAAACAGAAAGTAATTCCATTTCATAGAAAAGCCATGAAAATATTTGCATTTGCAGGGAGTACTTCATCTACTTCCATCAACAGAGAGCTGGTAAAGTTTGTTTTAAAAGATTTCCAGGAGGAAGAGATCAACCTTATTGACCTCAATGATTTCACTATGCCTGTTTTTTCCGTAGACCTCGAAAAGAAAGGTTTTCCGGATGAAGCGCACCAATTTTTAAAGAATATCGGGGAATGTGATATCATTATTTGTTCCCTGGCAGAGCATAACAGATCGTACAGTGCTGCTTTCAAAAATATTTTCGATTGGGCTTCAAGGATTAATGTAAAGGTATTTCAAAATAAGCCAATGCTTCTGATGAGTACTTCTCCCGGTGGTTATGGTGGCGGAAATGTGATGAATACGGCAAAAACATTCTTTCCACAGTTCGCTGCAGATATCAAAGATACTTTTTCACTGCCAAAGTTCTATGAGAATTTTGATCTTGAAAGTGGAATTATCAATCCTGATATGCTGAGCGAGCTAAAAACAAAAATTGAGAACTTTAAAAATAGCGTTAAGACCAATGACTAAGGGAAGACTGGAAGCATTCAGTGATGGTGTTTTAGCCATCATCATTACCATCATGGTTCTTGAGCTGAAAGTACCGGAAGGAAGCAGCTGGGTAAGTCTCAAACCTCTTCTCCCTAAATTTTTAGCATATATTTTCAGTTTTATCTATGTTGGAATTTATTGGAATAATCATCATCACTTATTTCAGACGGTAAAAAAAGTAAACGGAGGTATTCTTTGGGCCAATCTTCATTTGTTATTCTGGCTTTCCATGATGCCTATTGCTACAGAATGGATCGGAACTACCGGTTTTGCAGAAAACCCTGTAGCAACCTATGGTATCATACTTGTTCTATGTGCCATAGCCTATAGCATTCTGGAGAATGTTATTATCCGATGTGAAGGTGAAAATTCACCATTGAAAGAGGCCATACATTCAAAGTATAAAGAGAATATATCCATTATATTTTATATTCTGGGAATCGCTACTTCATTTTTTTATCCTTATATTGCCATAGGTTTTTATTACATTGTGGCTCTTATATGGCTGATTCCGGACAGAAGAATCGAAAAATCATTAAAAGACAATTAATATGGAAACACACGAATATCCCAACGGCGACATTACTGTCATCTGGCAGCCTCAGAAGTGTATCCACTCGGCTGTATGTGTAAAACTGCTTCCTCAGGTATACAATCCGAAAGAAAGACCTTGGATAAAAGCAACCAATGCAACCCCTGAAGAACTGAAAAAACAGATAGATCAATGCCCATCAGGAGCATTAAGTTATAAATTCAATACTGAAAAATAATGGCAGTAACGGTAAAAGCAAGTTTAGGAAAAACAAAATATTATACGCAGGTAACAGCCGGTGAAAATACAATCATTACTGATGAACCTTTAGATAAAGGTGGACAAAATAAAGGGTTCAATCCGATGGAAATTCTGGCTACTTCTTTAGCAAGCTGTACGGCAGCTACTTTAAGGATGTACATTGAAAGAAAAGAATGGGATGTAGAAAACATCAATGTAGAAGTGGAACTTGAAAATTATCCATTGACCAAAAGAGCGATCTTCAAAAGAGATATTACTTTTGAAGGGGTTTTGGATCCTGAACAAATGAAAAGACTTCACACGATTGCTGATGCATGTCCTGTACACAAAATATTAACCAACGATATAGAAATATTAACTAAATTCTCATAAAACATGATCGAAGTAAAACAAAATAACGACGAAAAACACGGAAGTTTTGAAGCTTTCATAGATGGAAGACGCGCAGGAATGATGACGTACACCTGGGCAGGAGAAGAAAGATTTATTATTGACCACACCGAGGTAGAAGAAGCCTACAACGGAAAAGGGGTAGGTAAGGAAATGCTTTTGGCTGCTGTAGATTTTGCAAGAAAAAACGGAAAAAAAATTATTCCGCTTTGCCCTTTTGCTAAAGCCAGTTTCCAAAAGAGCGAGGAGCTACAGGATGTTTTGGTGAATTAGTCAAAATTTCTACCCTTACAATACAAACCTTTCAGAGCTGATCTGGAAGGTTTTTTCATGAAGTGAACAAAGAATGAATCGATTTTCAATCGATCTGATGAAGCGAACTGTTATCATTAGTTTAGAAAAAACTGTACCAGATTTAAAACAGAATCGTGAAGTTACTTCCTGGAGTAATTATATAAAAATTGTCTCTAAACTAAATTCACGATTCACGATGGTTCTTTTTTATATATTTGCTAAAATTTAAAATCTAAGCATGAATTCAGGAACTGTCCTTTTGCTGTTTGTCTTTATCTACTTTATCGGCCTTTTGGTGATCTCTTATTTCACCAGCCGAAATTCTGACAACCAGTCTTTCTTTATCGGTAATAAAAAAAGTAAATGGTGGCTCGTTGCATTTGGGATGATAGGGACCAGCTTAAGTGGGGTTACTTTTATCTCAGTTCCGGGAACCGTCGGGAAAATGACCGGTTCCGAATATATTTATGGAGGTTTTGAATATTATATGATGGTAATCGGCTTTTTCATCGGGTATTTTATTGTTGCAGCCATCCTCCTGCCTCTGTATTATAAGATGAACCTTACTTCCATTTATACATATTTGGGAAAAAGATTCAATGTGGAAGCCCATAAGATCGGATCGATATTCTTTATTATATCAAGAGCCATTGGAGCTACTGCAAGATTATATCTGGTAGTCAATGTATTGCAACTTTTCCTCCTTGAAGGATTAGGGGTTCCGTTTTGGGTTACTTCCATGGTTCTTTTACTGATGGTTCTACTCTATACTTTTGAAGGTGGTGTAAAAACCATTGTCATTACAGATACTTTACAGACCTCTTTCATGATTATCAGTTTGGTAGCTTGTATTGTTTATATTTTATCTAACCTAAACCTGTCTTTTGGTGAAGCCTATACAATTTTAGAACAGAAAAATTATACTCACTTTATCAATTTTGATCCTAATTCCAAGACATTTTTCCTTAAAACCATCCTAGGTGGAATTTTCATCACCATTGCCATGACCGGTTTGGATCAGGAGATGATGCAGAAAAATATCTCTGTAGACAATCTTAAAAACTCAAAGAAGAACATGTTAACTTTCGCAGGAACTCTTCTGTTTGTTAATCTTGCATTTTTATTTTTGGGTGGTCTTCTCTACCTTTTTGCGTTACAACATGGAGCAGAATATGGAACTACCGGAACAGATCCTGTGAGCAATATTTTCGGTTTCAAAGATACTGCAGGAAACATCAAAAATATTATGGGAGATGACCTGTTCCCAGCGTTATCTCTTAACGGATATTTCCCAATGGCTATTTCTGTTATTTTCATTATTGGATTAATTTCAGCTTTATTCCCTTCTGCGGATGGGGCATTAACTGCAGTAACAAGTTCGTATTGTGTAGATTTATTAAACCTTAATGAAGATAAAACCAAAACTGAAAAAGAGAAAAAAAGCCTTCGTATGAAAGTGCATTTGACATTCACCGTCCTATTTTTCATATTAATTATGGTGTTCAAAGCGTTGAATGACAAATCTATCGTATATCTGATTATGGAAATTGCAGGATATACTTACGGACCGTTACTTGGACTTTTTGCTTTTGGAATTTTTACGAAATTTCAGATTTCAAAAAAGTATTCGATTCTTACCGTAACGATTCTGGCTCCTATTATCACTTATTTAATCAATTTCGCAGTCACCACTTATACAGACTACAGAATTGGTGTAGAACTTATCGTTCTTAATGGGCTGCTAACATTTATCGGCTTATGGATGGTAAAAAACAAGCAACATTTGAGAGTTGTTTAATCAAAAGTAACCACAAATTATAAGTAATGAAATTATTTGTTTTTCTGGCTTTTAGTCTGTTTGCCGGTACATTTGTAAAAGCTCAGAGTGCTGTTGATTTTGCCAATCTTACAAAGTACAAAGATGAAAATACAAGCATTTTAAGTTCAAAGAAGAAAGTGGACGTTGTTTTTATGGGCAATTCTATTACAGAAGGCTGGGTAAAGAGTCATCCTGAATTTTTCTCTGAAAACAATTATACAGGCAGAGGAATCAGCGGACAAACTACTTCACAGATGCTGCTGCGTTTTCAGAATGATGTTGTTGCTTTAAAACCAAAACTGGTGATCATTAATGCAGGAACCAATGATATTGCACAGAATACAGGCATTTATGATCCCGATTTCACTTTTAATAATATCAAAGCCATGGCTGATATTGCTCAAAATAACGCAATTAAAGTAATCATTGCCTCCATATTGCCCGCAGCAGAGTTCCCATGGCGTAAAGAAATAACGGATGTTCCTCAAAAAGTAGACGCCTTGAATCACAGATTAAAGCAGTATACAAGCAGCAAAAAACTCATTTTTGTAGATTATAATTCTGCAATGCGGGATGCACAGGGCGGGATGCGTGAAGGACTCTCAAAGGATGGCATCCATCCGGTTCCTGCAGGATATACAATCATGGAACCAATGATTAAAAATGCAATCCATAAAGCATTAGGAAAAAAATAAAAAATCAAAAAATATATTCTATTAACTATGAAAAAAATTATTTCACTTTTCATCTTTGTATTAACTTTCGGATCTGTAGCAGCTCAGGAGAATTTTGAAGTGTCTACTTTAAGAATTGGGCCTTACAAAATCTTTATGGAAAAAAGTGAAGCAGAAAAAATATCAGGAGCTAAAATTAAAATTTCTGATGGACAACAAAAGAATACTGTAAAATACAACGGAGAGGCTATTAATATTGAAGTCTTCCAGGGTTATGGCGGAGAAGCCAAACCTGATGCAGTTACCATTGCCGGAATGACAACTACCAGTAAAAAATTCAGAACCAAAAGCGGAATGGGTGTCGGAAGCACCAGAGATGAGCTTATCAATACATATAAAAACTATCCTATATTCAGTGTTCGACCGGAGGTAGATGATCATGGCAAACGTATTAAAGATGCAGGATACTTTAATATTGAAGACTATGATGCCGGAACCCAGTTAACATTTAAATTTGTTAATAATATTGTTACAGAAATTACAGTTTACATCAACGAAGGCTGTTAAAAGCTTAAAAATATTCAAATCAATCAAAATCCGGGTTTTCATATCCGGATTTTTGCATTTCCATAAGCCGGTAAAAAATTGTAAATTCGCGTGCAAATAAATCAGATATAATGAGTAAAAGTATCGAAGAGTTAAAATCTCTTACTACACAGATCAGAAGAGACATTTTAAGAATGGTTCACGCTGTAAATTCAGGACACCCTGGAGGAAGCTTAGGCTGTACAGAGTTCTTTACAGCACTTTACGGAAAGGTGATGAACTATCATCTTCCTTTTACGATGGAAGGTAAAAATGAAGATCATTTTTATTTATCTAACGGACACATTTCTCCTGTATACTACTCTACTTTGGCAAGATTCAACTTCTTCCCGGTAGAAGAATTAAAGACTTTCAGAAAACTTGATTCAAGATTACAGGGGCACCCTACTACTCACGAAGGTCTTCCAGGAATCAGAATTGCTTCAGGTTCTTTAGGACAAGGTCTTTCTGTAGCGTTAGGAGCTGCCTTAGGTAAAAAAATGGATGGAGACCAATCTCTTGTTTACACTCTTCACGGGGATGGTGAACTTCAGGAAGGTCAGATCTGGGAAGCACTGATGTTTGCTGCTGCTAAAAAAGTAGATAACATTATTTCTACTATCGACTACAACGGACGTCAGATTGACGGTGATACAGATGATGTATTAAGCCTTGGAAATCTTCATGCTAAACTTGAAGCTTTCGGATGGATCGTTTTAGAAGAAAAGAACGGTAATGATCTTGAAGCTGTCATCGGTATTCTTGAAAGAGCAAAAGCTGAAACTGGAAAAGGAAAACCTGTAGCGATCATGCTTCATACAGAAATGGGTTCTGGAGTAGATTACATGATGGGATCTCACTCTTGGCATGGTAAAGCTCCTAATGATGAGCAATTGGAAACGGCATTCAAACAATTGTATTTAGAAGCTCCTGCTGACTACTAACATCTAACCATCAGTTAAACTCTCGATTAATAAAAATAAAAATGAAATATACATATACAGAAAAAAAGGACACACGTTCAGGATTCGGAGCCGGATTAGCTGAGCTTGCTGACAAAAACCCTAATGTAGTAGCACTTTGTGCAGACCTTATCGGATCTTTGAAAATGGAGAAGTTCATTGAGAAAGCTCCTGAAAGATTTATTCAGGTAGGTATTGCAGAAGCTAACATGATGGGAATTGCTGCGGGTCTTAGCATCACAGGAAAAATTCCTTTCACAGGAACGTTTGCAAATTTCTCTACTTCAAGAGTATATGACCAAATTCGTCAATCTATTGCTTACTCCGGGAAAAATGTAAAAATCTGTGCATCTCACGCAGGTCTTACGTTAGGAGAAGATGGAGCTACTCACCAGGTATTGGAAGATATCGGGATGATGAAAATGCTTCCGGGAATGACTGTAATCAACCCATGTGACTACAACCAGACAAAAGCAGCTACTCTTGCTATTGCTGATTTTGAAGGTCCTGTATATTTAAGATTTGGTAGACCTACTGTTCCTGTATTCATCCCTGAAGATATGCCTTTCGAAATCGGAAAAGGAATCATGCTTCAGGAAGGTACTGATGTAACGATTGTTGCAACAGGACACCTTGTATGGGAATCTCTTGTAGCTGCTGACGAACTTGAAAAAGAAGGTATTTCTTGTGAGGTAATCAATATCCACACAATTAAGCCTCTTGACGAAGAAATCATCCTAAAATCTGTTGAAAAAACAGGTAAGATTGTAACTGCTGAAGAGCATAACTATCTTGGTGGTTTAGGTGAATCTGTTGCGGGAATGCTTGCAAGAAAAAGACCTACAAGACAGGAATTTGTTGCGGTAAACGATACTTTCGGAGAATCTGCAACACCTGCTGAATTAATGAAGAAGTATAAGATTGATGCTGCAGCAGTGAAAGAAGCTGTAAAAAGAATTTTAGCTAACTAACCATTAGCATTTACTATAATAACTGCGGGCTGTTTCTTCGAAACAGCCCGCAGTCTTTTATTGAATCGTGATTCAATGTTGGAGTTTTGTACAATGTTTTAACCACCCCGTCAAAACTCTTTGAATTTTCCCCACTTCTCCACTGGAGGGGAATGATTATACTTATAGTTGTCATGGTTGTAGCTTTTACCCTACTGTATCGTTTGTTTTTATGGTTCAGTTTGGTTCAAAGGAATTCCTACTGCTATAAGGATTGGACATAATATTTCTGTGATATACTCCTCTTGTCTTCTGTCAGAAGCTTTTGAGCCTGAAAAATAATTGCTGATTCTGTAGTTCTTCACAAACTGATTCCGTTTCTTTCCGATGGAATAGTAATATCCTCCTGTTTCATCATTGATAAAATAGGTCATTTCATCAAAAGTCATGATCTTTTTGGAGAGAATCAATTTTCTATAAATGCACTTTTCAGATTTGTCAAAAATATATTTTACAGGAACTCTGAAAAACAGATCATACAGGAAATAGATCATATAAACACTCCATATCACCAGAGCAATTTTAAACTGGTCTGTAAACATCTTTTCCGTAAAGTAATAGATAATTACAAAAAGAGCAATAATTCCCAATGCCAGCCACCAAATTAAAGTACGAAGGAAGCTGTAATTGGGCATGATGCTTATTTCACTTCCGTTTTCTTCAAATTTATAACGGTCTATTATGTTCATTGCCCGGCTCATTAATTTTCATGATATCTTCTGTTTCATTTACCATCTTTTGTATTCCTTTTTGTGTCAAAGCTTGTCCGATAGTCAAATGCTTCTCTTTTCCGTCAACTTCAAAGTAAATAGACAACACTACATTGGTGGTAATAAAACCCATATATTTTGTGGCCAAAACATGAAAATTGGTAAAATCTTTTATATCATAAGTTCTGGCAGGAACAAAAATGGTATGCTTACCCGTAATTGTTTTCCGGTCCATATCAATGACCAACTTTTTGGTAAAAAAGTTAATAGCAATAAGTACTACCAATGCAATAAGAATAAGGCTGAGCGCTCTTACATCTTTAAAGATCAATCCTGCAATTATTAAAAAGAAAAGACATAAAACAGATACAAAAACCGGTTGATTTTTAAAAATATATTGGTTCCCTTCCTGTTTGTAAAATTTATACGAATTCATAATAAGTTATTTATATATATTTGATTTAGGTGTTATTGAGATTAATCTGATTAGGATTAATAGTGTTCTACAGTTTATTTTAGAATATTGAAAGTATCATGAATAGAAAAAAGAACAAATCATCAGCTTATTATTATGATAAGACCTGCCTGAGACAATTATTTATTTTTACTTCATTTCCTTTTTTTAAATGGGCGGTAAAATTACCTTTATCTTGTTAAATCAGAGTATTATATTTAAGAAAGGTCTAGCCAGTTTCATGATTATAGCTAGTCTTTTTGCATAACAATCCCGGACAGAAATTAATAATGTTCATCATAACAGATCTGGAGCTATTCGTTTATCTGTCTACCAATTGTTGTAGGGTCCGGCAACAATACTTGCCTTCATTTCAAGATCATCAGTATCCTTGTTTCATTTCCTTACTTTTTTCATCTATTGGATTGACACAAAAAGGAGGCATTTCATTATCGGTTCCGTTCCATGAAAGTTTTACTCTTATTTTTCCGAGTTTCCATATCCTATTTGGACTGCTTTATGTAAATTCGATACATATTGTATGAGGATGCGATTTATGTACAATAAAAAAATAATACTTTTTTTAACTCTCCCTTTTCTGGTTTCTTTTTTTCCTTATCGAACAATACTTTATACTATTTTTTGATTTTCCACAATACCATTAAATCATTCTCAAATTTAATGGTATAAATATGTACAATGGCTTTAATTACTGTACATATTACGGAAATCCATCTTAAAATCTACAAGTAAATTACAAGTATTATCACCTTAAAGTGATCTAATTATTTTATAGTTTTGAAACATCGACGTTGATACCTCTTCTGTATTTAAGTTGTATGTGTACAGTACAAATTGAATAATAGAATAAACTACCCGATGTCAGGGGTTGTATGACAAACCATTTTATTTAACAACCAAAAAAACAATCAAAAATGAAAAAATTAATTGGCATGAAGAGAAACTTCTCTTCTTTAGAAAACAAAAAGATCAACAGAAATGATTTAAAAGCTGTTCAGGGAGCCAATAGCTACGACATTTCAGAAAACGCAACATGCTATGACAAAAAAACTTATAATGACAAGTGTGTACTTATAAGTACATTATATATAGGTGATAATTGTGGCGGATTGTAATATTATAGAGGGTTTATCCCTCTATTTTTTTCAATACAAAAATGATAGAATACTACTTTTTTCATTCGCTTAAATTAACACTCAGCACAATCATGAAAAATCATAATTACAGCTTATTTTCATCCCTATTATTAACTTCCATTTTTCTATTAATTTCTTGTAAAAACAGAGACCTTAATT
This Chryseobacterium sp. G0162 DNA region includes the following protein-coding sequences:
- a CDS encoding MFS transporter codes for the protein MTETSPQQVSIKKILPLILATAIFMQMLDSTILNTSLPSIAKDLHESPLNMQNAIISYVLTLAVFMPASGFLADRFGTKKVFIFSLVLFSLGSLFCSLSQNLTHLVISRVIQGVGGSLMTPVGKLALIKTFDKSELLKAMNFAIIPALIGPVLGPLVGGYMVDYLSWHWIFLINIPIGFLGIILGLKFMPDYKSDDVDFDFKGFLIFAAASLLLSISLELFGNMQNITPVLIVFILGFLFLYYYYKHAKKEGHPIFPLNLFQVRTFRVGIVGNLATRLGISSVPLLLPLMIQIAYKQSAVTSGWIIAPMALTAIFGKSSVIKILDKYGYRQTLMVNTFIIGTLICMLAIPNIHTSLYWFVPIIAVLGFFNSIQFTSMNTISIADLRNFQTSSGNSLISVNQQLAIGFGIAFGLIVLKIFENSDLIKGETHNAFRYTFLTVGILTILSGFVFRRLHISDGKNMKSKED
- a CDS encoding pirin family protein, which translates into the protein MTTKKVEIVVSPRPAHFVGDGFRVHNFIPGVQGLDMKRMDPFIMLDYNSKFHFNGSERPRGVGVHPHRGFETVTIAYSGKVEHHDSAGGGGIIGEGDVQWMTAAKGVLHKEYHETEWAKEGGIFQMVQLWVNLPAKDKMSTPKYQAIENSKMERVDLAENGFIEVIAGEYNGNKGPAFTFTPIHMMNAKLKAGGKAEFNFPAHFNTAALVIEGSITINGEEQVKADHFALFKNEGESFTIEAQEDSIVLIISGEPINEPIFPHGPFVMNTREEIMQAFEDFNTGKFGYLEE
- a CDS encoding GNAT family N-acetyltransferase, whose translation is MKPEFENIPLVKTDKRFEIELNGHYAFIDYRETSHQISLIHTEAEPELAGTGAAAAVVEKTLNYIEESGKKLLPFCPYVFAFIKKHPEWKRIVDEKFNGYDKL
- a CDS encoding pirin family protein, whose protein sequence is MSNIGLIIEEKAADIGNFLVGRLLPFREKRAVGPFVFIDHMGPSELKDYQNLDVPPHPHIGLSTLTYLLEGSIFHRDSIGSAFEIKPGAVNWMTAGKGVVHSERTPEYLRHSDKRLHGFQIWVGLPKHLEQSEPTFHHIEADEIPVWEEDGIQYKLIAGEAFGKTSPVPVHSKLFFIEIKTKEPKKISIGKDLYGEAAMYVLDGTVTTEGNTYGSKQLMIAKDTKLCEFDMSENGTVYLFGGEPFDEERFIFWNFVNSDKEIIDQAKVNWNDQNHDAFPLVPGDEQEFVPLPKSILNRK
- a CDS encoding NADPH-dependent FMN reductase, which encodes MKIFAFAGSTSSTSINRELVKFVLKDFQEEEINLIDLNDFTMPVFSVDLEKKGFPDEAHQFLKNIGECDIIICSLAEHNRSYSAAFKNIFDWASRINVKVFQNKPMLLMSTSPGGYGGGNVMNTAKTFFPQFAADIKDTFSLPKFYENFDLESGIINPDMLSELKTKIENFKNSVKTND
- a CDS encoding TMEM175 family protein, with translation MTKGRLEAFSDGVLAIIITIMVLELKVPEGSSWVSLKPLLPKFLAYIFSFIYVGIYWNNHHHLFQTVKKVNGGILWANLHLLFWLSMMPIATEWIGTTGFAENPVATYGIILVLCAIAYSILENVIIRCEGENSPLKEAIHSKYKENISIIFYILGIATSFFYPYIAIGFYYIVALIWLIPDRRIEKSLKDN
- a CDS encoding (4Fe-4S)-binding protein, translated to METHEYPNGDITVIWQPQKCIHSAVCVKLLPQVYNPKERPWIKATNATPEELKKQIDQCPSGALSYKFNTEK
- a CDS encoding OsmC family protein gives rise to the protein MAVTVKASLGKTKYYTQVTAGENTIITDEPLDKGGQNKGFNPMEILATSLASCTAATLRMYIERKEWDVENINVEVELENYPLTKRAIFKRDITFEGVLDPEQMKRLHTIADACPVHKILTNDIEILTKFS
- a CDS encoding GNAT family N-acetyltransferase, with amino-acid sequence MIEVKQNNDEKHGSFEAFIDGRRAGMMTYTWAGEERFIIDHTEVEEAYNGKGVGKEMLLAAVDFARKNGKKIIPLCPFAKASFQKSEELQDVLVN